The following are encoded together in the Natator depressus isolate rNatDep1 chromosome 10, rNatDep2.hap1, whole genome shotgun sequence genome:
- the LOC141994601 gene encoding gonadotropin-releasing hormone II receptor-like, which yields MNASQGVGLGPSSSPPPAEGSCGGGPWPNRSEGALQLPTFSPAAKARVILTFGLLALSAAGNLAVLWVGAGGRRGKLSHVRLLLLHLAAADLLLTCVVMPLDAVWNLTVQWRAGDLACRLLMYLKLLAMHASAFVTVVISLDRQAAILRPLAAAQARRRNRRMLYAAWLLSAGLSVPQLFLFHTVTIRSPQNFTQCTTQGSFPQRWHETAYNMLGFACLFLLPLLIMVCCYARILLEISRRMGTSLFSSKEVPLRRSTNNIPRARLRVLKLSVVIVSSFVVCWTPYYLLGLWYWFCPRAMAETVSQSLTHLLFIFGLLNPCLDPLTYGLFTIPFRRGPGHCCRWGHRAGPEPCSPATGSSRCSATSLHAKRGAMATPAHETPGAQSHLGNGTSSVDSSCP from the exons ATGAAtgccagccagggagtgggcctggggccctccagcagccccccgcccgccgagggcagctgcggggggggcCCCTGGCCCAACAGGAGCGagggggctctgcagctgcccaccTTCTCCCCTGCCGCCAAGGCCCGCGTCATCCTCACCTTCGGGCTCCTCGCCCTCTCGGCCGCCGGCAACCTGGCGGTGCTGTGGGTGGGCGCGGGCGGGCGGCGCGGGAAGCTCTCGCACGTCCGCCTGCTCCTGCTGCACCTGGCGGCGGCCGACCTGCTGCTCACCTGCGTGGTGATGCCGCTGGACGCCGTCTGGAACCTCACGGTGCAGTGGCGGGCGGGGGACCtggcctgccgcctcctcatgtACCTCAAGCTGCTGGCCATGCACGCCTCGGCCTTCGTCACCGTGGTGATCAGCCTGGACCGCCAGGCCGCCATCCTGCGCCCGCTGGCCGCCGCCCAGGCCCGCAGGAGGAACCGCCGCATGCTGTATGCGGCCTGGCTGCTGAGTGCTGGGCTCTCCGTGCCGCAG CTGTTCCTGTTCCACACAGTCACCATCCGCTCCCCGCAGAACTTCACCCAGTGCACCACGCAGGGCAGCTTCCCCCAGCGCTGGCACGAGACGGCCTACAACATGCTGGGCTTtgcctgcctcttcctcctgccGCTGCTCATCATGGTCTGCTGCTACGCCCGCATCCTGCTGGAGATCTCCCGGCGCATGGGCACCAGCCTCT TCTCCTCCAAGGAGGTGCCCCTGCGCCGCTCCACCAACAACATCCCGCGGGCACGGCTGCGCGTGCTGAAACTGAGCGTGGTCATCGTCAGCTCCTTCGTCGTCTGCTGGACGCCCTACTACCTGCTGGGCCTCTGGTACTGGTTCTGCCCCCGTGCCATGGCGGAGACGGTCTCGCAGTCCCTCACCCACCTCCTCTTCATCTTCGGCCTCCTCAACCCCTGCCTGGACCCCCTCACCTACGGCCTCTTCACCATCCCCTTCCGCAGGGGGCCGGGGCACTGCTGCCGGTGGGGGCACAGAGCGGGGCCCGAGCCCTGCTCCCCGGCAACTGGATCCTCCCGCTGCTCCGCCACCTCCTTGCATGCCAAGCGGGGCGCCATGGCCACCCCGGCACACGAGACGCCCGGGGCCCAGAGCCACCTGGGCAACGGGACCAGCAGCGTCGACAGCAGCTGCCCGTGA